Proteins from a genomic interval of Paenibacillus lentus:
- a CDS encoding Type 1 glutamine amidotransferase-like domain-containing protein, whose translation MSTHYYFSWFNDFFPKKLIKLLHEDIQVKKSLVMISGNPSDYTGEKINFDDMSEWTWLNQANIIFNEYHFVDYRMQKVDARRLIQSASVIFLCGGDPVLLNDFLAEYELSDVIKNSNAVIMGASAGALNMAAKWLSSINSGYKVETSTIYDGIGTDHFAYESHAKRNYATFVQGYLFPLSEEIDVYAAEQESAIRVKDGNIEIMGPIYLISHSKIQKLVETL comes from the coding sequence TTGAGTACACACTACTATTTCAGTTGGTTTAATGATTTTTTTCCAAAGAAGCTGATCAAATTGTTGCATGAGGATATACAAGTCAAAAAATCGCTTGTTATGATTAGCGGTAATCCGTCTGATTATACAGGTGAGAAAATTAACTTTGATGATATGTCTGAATGGACATGGTTGAATCAGGCTAACATTATTTTTAATGAATATCATTTCGTTGATTACCGCATGCAGAAGGTAGATGCCCGGCGATTAATTCAAAGCGCTTCTGTCATTTTTTTATGCGGTGGAGATCCTGTTTTGCTGAACGATTTTTTGGCGGAATATGAATTATCGGATGTTATTAAAAACAGCAATGCCGTTATAATGGGTGCCAGTGCCGGTGCGTTAAACATGGCTGCAAAATGGTTAAGCTCGATAAACAGTGGCTATAAAGTTGAAACAAGTACTATTTATGATGGTATTGGCACTGATCATTTTGCCTATGAATCTCATGCTAAACGCAACTACGCCACGTTTGTTCAAGGCTACCTGTTCCCCTTGTCTGAAGAAATTGATGTTTATGCGGCAGAACAGGAGAGCGCTATACGTGTAAAGGACGGCAATATAGAAATAATGGGTCCTATATATTTAATTTCCCACTCCAAGATTCAGAAATTAGTTGAGACGCTCTAA